A portion of the Cryptomeria japonica chromosome 5, Sugi_1.0, whole genome shotgun sequence genome contains these proteins:
- the LOC131065391 gene encoding uncharacterized protein LOC131065391, whose protein sequence is MEYEKIESISEERSSARLRAKERKKPIKSEENKTITSFNKIYDLDEEEDSKDNSKDKDAQVEEENLTEIPKEDAEEEEEGEEENNKSKSEHDSSFNNLNNPDTSENEKMVLCSPMGPVQETNNNLEEQLNDMKEKVAMLEKN, encoded by the coding sequence ATGGAGTATGAAAAAATTGAGAGTATCTCGGAGGAAAGAAGTTCTGCTAGACTAAGAGCTAAAGAGAGGAAAAAGCCAATCAAGAGTGAAGAGAACAAGACTATTACTAGCTTTAATAAAATTTATGATCTAGATGAGGAGGAAGACTCAAAGGACAATTCTAAGGACAAAGATGCCCAAGTGGAGGAAGAGAATCTGACTGAAATCCCCAAGGAGGAcgctgaagaagaagaggagggagAAGAAGAGAACAACAAGTCAAAAAGTGAGCATGACTCTTCTTTCAATAATCTCAATAACCCTGACACCTCTGAGAATGAAAAAATGGTGTTGTGTTCGCCCATGGGGCCGGTCCAGGAGACTAACAACAACTTGGAAGAGCAATTGAATGATATGAAGGAAAAAGTGGCCATGCTGGAGAAAAACTGA